A genomic window from Rhizobium sp. 007 includes:
- a CDS encoding DHA2 family efflux MFS transporter permease subunit — protein MSNAAASPAGPVANRGAITACVILAVIMQALDTTIANVALPYIQGSVSASADQINWVLTSYIVAAAIMTPPSGFLAAKFGRKNVLLTAIAGFVVASVLCGVAQSLPQIVAFRLLQGLFGAALVPLSQGILLDIYTVEERGSAMALFGVSVMVGPVLGPVIGGWLTDNISWRWVFYINVPIGALAFAGIVIFVSETKRDALAKLDWFGFGMMSLFIAALQLFLDRGEQLDWFSSGEIMVEAIVCAAAFYLLLVHTLTAEKSFVNPRLFLDQNFAISMVFIFVVGVTYLASLALMTPYLQTLMGYPVITAGIVMGPRGIGTMLCMFIVGRLIGKVDTRWLLVFGLGLTAWAMYDMTGWTPDVSQWTIVSVGFIQGAGLGFLFVPLTTIAFSTLPAHMRADGTGLYNLSRNIGSSVGISIVSALIVENTQSNHASIAAYVTPFNRAFDAAAAQSLSPLTAAGRASLNELITLQSTIIAYMDDFKLLMLMSLAVMPLALILRKPKAAPASTDHSAVME, from the coding sequence ATGAGTAACGCTGCAGCATCTCCCGCCGGCCCGGTTGCCAATCGCGGTGCGATCACGGCCTGCGTCATTCTCGCCGTCATCATGCAGGCGCTCGACACCACCATCGCCAACGTCGCGCTGCCCTATATCCAGGGCAGCGTTTCGGCCTCCGCCGACCAGATCAACTGGGTCCTGACGTCCTATATCGTCGCGGCCGCCATCATGACGCCGCCGTCGGGCTTCCTCGCCGCCAAGTTCGGCCGCAAGAACGTGCTCCTGACGGCAATTGCCGGCTTCGTCGTGGCATCGGTGCTTTGCGGCGTAGCGCAATCATTGCCGCAGATCGTCGCCTTCCGCCTTCTCCAGGGCCTCTTCGGGGCTGCTCTCGTACCGCTCTCCCAGGGCATCCTCCTCGACATCTATACGGTCGAGGAGCGCGGCTCGGCCATGGCCTTATTCGGCGTCTCGGTCATGGTCGGGCCGGTCCTGGGGCCGGTCATCGGCGGTTGGCTGACCGACAACATCAGCTGGCGCTGGGTGTTCTATATCAACGTGCCGATCGGTGCGCTCGCCTTTGCGGGCATCGTCATCTTCGTCAGCGAAACGAAGCGCGATGCGCTCGCAAAGCTCGACTGGTTCGGGTTCGGCATGATGAGCCTCTTCATCGCCGCGCTGCAGCTGTTTTTAGACCGCGGTGAGCAGCTCGACTGGTTCTCGTCCGGCGAGATCATGGTCGAAGCGATCGTCTGCGCGGCAGCCTTCTATCTGCTGCTGGTTCATACGCTGACAGCCGAAAAGTCCTTCGTTAATCCACGATTGTTTCTCGACCAGAATTTCGCGATCAGCATGGTGTTCATCTTCGTGGTCGGCGTCACCTATCTCGCCTCGCTGGCGCTGATGACGCCTTATCTGCAGACGCTGATGGGCTATCCGGTCATCACGGCCGGCATCGTCATGGGGCCACGTGGCATCGGCACCATGCTTTGCATGTTCATCGTCGGGCGATTGATCGGCAAGGTCGATACCCGCTGGCTCCTCGTGTTCGGCCTCGGCCTTACGGCCTGGGCAATGTACGACATGACGGGTTGGACGCCGGACGTCTCGCAGTGGACGATCGTCTCGGTCGGTTTCATCCAGGGTGCCGGTCTCGGCTTCCTGTTCGTGCCGCTGACGACGATCGCCTTCTCGACGCTACCGGCGCATATGCGCGCCGACGGCACGGGCCTCTACAATCTTTCCCGCAACATCGGCTCGAGCGTCGGCATTTCGATCGTCTCGGCACTGATCGTCGAGAATACGCAGAGCAATCACGCTTCGATCGCGGCCTATGTCACGCCGTTCAACCGGGCCTTTGATGCCGCCGCCGCGCAGTCGCTCAGTCCGCTCACCGCGGCAGGCCGGGCTTCGCTCAACGAGCTCATCACGCTGCAATCGACGATCATCGCTTACATGGACGACTTCAAGCTCCTGATGCTGATGTCGCTTGCGGTGATGCCGCTGGCGCTCATCTTGCGCAAACCCAAGGCGGCGCCGGCATCAACGGATCACAGCGCCGTCATGGAGTGA
- a CDS encoding HlyD family secretion protein, with amino-acid sequence MVEKSSLRVVDDANAKNPTEDKNPIEDKEVSETQETVAEAPSSNSAPAAAVAASDGISVRRRRSLTRPVLFALLPIALVAGGYFYVNGGQVMSTDNAYIQADMVGLTTDVSGIVDQINVHENETVKAGQVLFSLKSDSFRIALDGAKAQLGVQRNQIENLKASYRQSLAEITQAQADIPYFQAQFDRQQSLVNSSAVTRAAYDEAKHDLDAALQKVAVARAQAATTLAELGDDASQPVEQNPLYLQAKSNVDNAQRELDHSVVKAPFDGVVTNVNALQVGSYLQASQQAFSLVATNRLWIAASPKETELTYVKPGQEVSIFVDTYPGVEWKGKVESISPASGSSFSLLPAQNTTGNWVKVVQRIPIHVSIDDADGKPPLRVGMSTIVDVDTGHARGLPDFVNRLLGREAGKGHE; translated from the coding sequence ATGGTTGAAAAATCTTCCCTCCGCGTCGTTGACGACGCCAACGCCAAGAATCCGACCGAAGACAAGAATCCGATCGAAGACAAGGAAGTCTCCGAAACCCAGGAAACGGTAGCCGAAGCGCCTTCATCCAATTCAGCGCCGGCCGCCGCAGTGGCTGCGTCCGACGGCATCAGCGTCCGCCGTCGGCGCAGCCTCACCCGCCCCGTGCTGTTTGCGCTGCTGCCTATTGCCCTTGTTGCCGGCGGCTATTTCTACGTGAATGGCGGGCAGGTCATGTCAACCGACAATGCCTATATCCAGGCGGATATGGTCGGCCTGACGACGGATGTTTCCGGCATCGTCGACCAGATCAACGTTCACGAGAACGAAACGGTCAAGGCCGGGCAGGTGCTCTTTAGCCTGAAATCCGACAGCTTCAGGATCGCGCTCGACGGCGCAAAGGCCCAGCTTGGCGTCCAGCGCAACCAGATCGAAAACCTGAAGGCCAGCTACCGGCAGTCGCTTGCGGAAATCACGCAGGCGCAGGCCGACATCCCGTATTTCCAGGCGCAGTTCGATCGTCAGCAGAGCCTCGTCAACAGTTCGGCCGTAACACGTGCCGCCTATGATGAAGCCAAGCACGATCTCGATGCTGCGCTTCAGAAGGTTGCCGTCGCCAGGGCGCAGGCTGCGACCACGCTTGCAGAGCTCGGCGACGATGCCAGCCAGCCGGTCGAGCAGAACCCGCTCTACCTGCAGGCAAAATCAAATGTCGACAATGCCCAGCGCGAGCTCGACCATAGCGTCGTCAAGGCGCCGTTCGACGGCGTCGTAACCAATGTCAACGCGCTGCAGGTCGGCTCCTACCTGCAGGCCTCGCAACAGGCCTTCTCGCTGGTTGCGACCAATCGGCTTTGGATCGCTGCAAGCCCGAAGGAAACCGAGCTTACCTACGTGAAGCCGGGCCAAGAGGTGAGCATCTTTGTCGACACCTATCCGGGCGTCGAATGGAAGGGCAAGGTCGAAAGCATCAGTCCGGCATCCGGCTCCAGCTTCTCGCTGCTTCCGGCGCAAAACACCACTGGCAACTGGGTGAAGGTCGTGCAGCGTATTCCGATCCATGTCAGCATCGACGATGCCGACGGCAAGCCGCCGCTTCGCGTCGGCATGAGCACGATCGTCGATGTCGATACCGGCCATGCCCGCGGTTTGCCGGATTTCGTCAACAGGCTGTTGGGCCGCGAAGCCGGCAAGGGCCATGAGTAA
- a CDS encoding MarR family transcriptional regulator — protein MSAYPTLGFVLHDVARLLRKRFEQRAKCLGLTRSQWQTLAYLANNEGIHQGGLAEILEVEPITLVRILDKLAERGLVERRQHPADRRVWLLYMRDEALPLLAQMRVIGEATRVEALDGVCAEQREQLFQILSLMKTNLVQACRTPAAGNEQNHG, from the coding sequence ATGAGCGCCTATCCGACCCTCGGTTTTGTCCTACACGACGTCGCCCGTCTGCTTCGCAAGCGGTTCGAGCAGCGCGCTAAATGCCTCGGGCTGACCCGCTCGCAATGGCAAACGCTTGCCTATCTCGCGAACAACGAGGGTATTCACCAGGGTGGGCTCGCCGAGATCCTCGAAGTCGAGCCGATCACGCTGGTGCGGATTCTCGACAAGCTTGCCGAACGCGGACTTGTCGAACGGCGGCAGCATCCGGCGGACCGGCGCGTCTGGCTTCTTTACATGCGTGACGAGGCATTGCCGCTGCTTGCACAAATGCGGGTGATCGGAGAAGCCACGCGCGTCGAAGCCCTCGACGGCGTCTGCGCCGAGCAGCGCGAACAGCTCTTTCAAATCCTATCGCTGATGAAAACAAATCTAGTGCAGGCGTGCCGCACACCGGCCGCCGGGAATGAGCAGAACCATGGTTGA
- a CDS encoding efflux RND transporter periplasmic adaptor subunit, with protein sequence MPYSLREALALTYLILFPATVIAQDAPPAPPVTVAKPVVRDVVDSDEFIGRFAAVDEVSVRSRVGGYLQEVHFTDGAMVKKGDLLFVIDQRPFVTAFNEATAALEVAKSTLIYAEAQFKRAESLATSGSQSVSTLDDRRREWVSAQANVRGAQATADRATLDLEYTKITAPISGRIDRRLISAGNLVQADQSVLTTIVSLDPIDLYFDVDERRLLNFAQTARARGSDLQQGGGGLEVQVRITDANEKPFTGKLDFAENRVDSQTGTMRVRARFDNPNFVLQPGLFGRVQVEASNVYRAILVPDEAIGSDQNQRVVYVVGNDGTVSTKPVRPGPRLYGYRVIREGMEGNETIVVNGLMRARPGAKITPQMTELPQSREDIPPEAASMELAQ encoded by the coding sequence ATGCCTTACTCTCTTCGTGAAGCCCTTGCTCTCACTTACCTTATCCTTTTTCCCGCGACCGTCATTGCCCAGGACGCTCCGCCTGCTCCGCCCGTCACGGTTGCAAAACCCGTCGTTCGCGATGTCGTGGACAGCGACGAGTTCATCGGCCGCTTCGCGGCGGTCGACGAGGTCTCCGTGCGATCGCGCGTCGGCGGCTACCTGCAGGAAGTACATTTCACCGATGGCGCGATGGTCAAGAAAGGTGACTTGCTCTTCGTCATCGATCAGCGCCCCTTTGTCACTGCGTTCAATGAAGCAACCGCTGCGCTTGAAGTCGCAAAATCGACACTGATCTACGCTGAAGCGCAGTTCAAACGCGCAGAATCACTCGCCACCAGCGGCAGCCAGTCGGTTTCGACGCTCGATGACCGGCGCCGCGAATGGGTTTCCGCTCAGGCCAATGTCCGCGGCGCCCAGGCCACGGCAGATCGGGCCACGCTCGATCTCGAATATACGAAGATTACCGCCCCGATCAGCGGCCGCATCGACCGGCGGCTGATCTCCGCCGGCAACCTCGTCCAGGCCGACCAGTCGGTGCTGACGACGATCGTTTCGCTCGATCCGATCGACTTGTATTTCGACGTCGACGAGCGCCGGCTGCTGAACTTCGCGCAGACGGCGCGTGCGCGCGGCAGCGACCTTCAGCAGGGCGGCGGCGGTCTTGAGGTGCAGGTCCGCATCACGGATGCCAACGAGAAGCCGTTCACAGGCAAGCTCGATTTCGCCGAGAACCGGGTCGACAGCCAGACCGGCACGATGCGGGTCCGCGCTCGCTTCGACAATCCGAACTTCGTGCTTCAGCCTGGTCTTTTCGGCCGCGTGCAGGTGGAGGCGTCCAACGTTTATAGGGCCATTCTCGTGCCGGACGAGGCAATCGGCTCCGACCAGAACCAGCGGGTCGTCTATGTCGTCGGCAACGATGGCACGGTTTCGACCAAGCCCGTGCGGCCCGGCCCGCGGCTTTACGGCTACCGCGTCATCCGCGAAGGCATGGAAGGCAATGAGACGATCGTCGTCAACGGCCTGATGCGCGCTCGCCCGGGAGCCAAGATCACGCCGCAGATGACTGAACTGCCGCAGAGCCGCGAGGATATCCCGCCGGAAGCTGCAAGCATGGAGCTTGCCCAATGA
- a CDS encoding multidrug efflux RND transporter permease subunit, whose product MRFAHFFVDRPIFASVLSIVLLILGGLAYFQLPVAQFPEIAPPTIVVRTNYPGADAQTVADTVATPLEQEINGVENMLYMSSYSTDDGSMSLTITFKLGTDLDTAQVLVQNRVAIAEPRLPDEVRRNGVTTAKSSPDLMMVVHILSPNSRYDQLYVSNYARSRIRDVLVRLDGVGDLTIFGEREYALRIWLDPQRLASYSMTPNDVVAALREQNVQVSGGSIGGPPAAGINAFQYTVTTQGRFSDARQFRYVIVKATEDGRLVQLQDIARIELGAKQYATNSYLDGKPAVALGIFSRPGTNALATAAEIKANMEQLAKDFPPGLAYDIVYNPTEFISESITEVYKTIFEAAVLVAIVVLVFLQSWRTAIIPIVAIPVSLIGTFAFLLAFGFSLNMLTLFGLVLAIGIVVDDAIVVVENVERNLAKGMTPREAAHVTMDEVGTAVIAISLVLIAVFVPTTFIPGITGQFYRQFAVTISVATAISAVNSLTLSPAIAALVLRPHEEHAKETRNPFTRLGRGLANGFNRGFDRMSHGYSWIVRRTVATRTALFCALLVFAGLLASTYYMGRIVPSGFIPNMDQGYAIVVLQLPEGASLNRTDAVVQQAAEVIRNTPGVSHAVAFAGFSGATFTNASNQGVVFAPFDTFEHRLEQGLSAGRIIGQLYQNLQSIQEAFIIAIPPPSVRGIGNSGGFKMQLMDLESGDMRRVLALANQMMGTANQTPGLTGVFTTFSVSSPQFFLNIDRDKARMLNVPISNIFDTLSINLGTSYVNDFNAFGRVYQVRAQADQEFRLERDDILALKVRSATGALVPLGTLIEVQDRSGPALVQHYNMYVSVPLQGNPAPGVSTGTALDSMEKIAGSLLPSGTTFNWTELAFQERGTGNTAIFIFALSVIFVFLALSAQYESWVLPLAIILIVPLAILAALLGVHLRGMDNNILTQIGLIVLIGLAAKNAILIVEFARQAEEDGKTPVEAAIEASHLRLRPILMTAFAFIFGVVPLMIATGPGAEMRQSLGTAVFSGMLGVTIFGLFLTPAFYVVLRARRRKVAPKGQPVEETG is encoded by the coding sequence ATGAGGTTTGCGCACTTCTTCGTGGACCGACCGATATTCGCGTCCGTCCTCTCCATAGTTCTGCTCATTCTCGGCGGCCTCGCCTATTTCCAGTTGCCGGTGGCGCAGTTTCCCGAAATAGCACCGCCCACCATCGTCGTGCGCACCAACTATCCCGGCGCCGACGCCCAGACCGTCGCCGACACGGTCGCAACGCCGCTCGAACAGGAAATCAACGGCGTCGAGAACATGCTCTACATGTCCTCCTATTCGACTGACGACGGGTCGATGTCGCTGACAATCACCTTCAAGCTCGGTACCGATCTGGATACGGCGCAGGTTCTCGTCCAAAACCGGGTAGCGATCGCCGAACCGCGCCTGCCCGATGAGGTTCGCCGCAACGGGGTCACCACCGCGAAGAGTTCACCCGACCTGATGATGGTCGTGCATATCCTGTCTCCGAACAGCCGCTACGATCAGCTTTACGTTTCAAACTACGCCCGCAGCCGCATCCGCGATGTGCTGGTGCGTCTCGACGGCGTCGGAGACCTCACCATCTTCGGCGAGCGCGAATATGCCCTTCGCATCTGGCTCGATCCGCAAAGGCTGGCCTCTTATAGCATGACCCCGAACGATGTGGTGGCTGCCTTGCGCGAACAGAACGTGCAGGTTTCGGGTGGCTCGATCGGCGGGCCGCCGGCGGCGGGCATAAACGCATTCCAATACACCGTGACGACGCAGGGCAGGTTCTCCGATGCGCGGCAGTTCCGCTACGTCATTGTGAAAGCGACAGAGGACGGCCGCCTCGTACAGTTGCAGGACATCGCCCGCATCGAGCTCGGCGCCAAGCAATACGCCACCAACAGCTACCTCGACGGCAAGCCGGCGGTGGCGCTCGGCATCTTCTCGCGTCCGGGCACAAACGCGCTCGCTACCGCCGCCGAAATCAAGGCGAACATGGAACAGCTCGCCAAGGACTTTCCCCCAGGGCTGGCTTACGACATCGTCTACAATCCGACCGAGTTCATTTCCGAGTCGATAACAGAGGTCTACAAGACCATTTTCGAAGCGGCCGTGCTGGTCGCAATTGTGGTGTTGGTCTTTCTGCAATCGTGGCGCACGGCCATCATCCCCATCGTCGCGATCCCGGTGTCGCTGATCGGCACTTTCGCTTTCCTGCTCGCCTTCGGCTTCTCGCTCAACATGCTGACGCTCTTCGGGCTCGTGCTCGCTATCGGCATCGTGGTAGACGATGCGATCGTCGTCGTCGAGAACGTCGAGCGAAATCTGGCCAAGGGCATGACGCCGAGGGAAGCGGCGCATGTTACCATGGACGAGGTCGGAACGGCGGTCATCGCGATCTCCCTGGTACTCATCGCCGTGTTCGTCCCAACAACCTTCATCCCAGGCATTACCGGCCAGTTCTACCGGCAGTTTGCGGTGACGATCTCGGTCGCAACGGCAATCTCGGCGGTCAACTCGCTGACATTGTCGCCAGCCATCGCTGCGCTCGTGCTGCGGCCGCACGAAGAACATGCGAAGGAGACGCGAAATCCGTTCACGCGACTGGGCCGCGGCCTCGCCAACGGCTTCAATCGCGGCTTCGACCGAATGAGCCACGGCTACTCATGGATTGTTCGCCGCACCGTTGCGACAAGGACGGCCCTGTTCTGTGCGCTGCTGGTATTTGCGGGACTGCTGGCATCGACCTACTACATGGGCCGAATCGTCCCGAGTGGCTTCATCCCCAATATGGACCAGGGCTATGCAATCGTCGTCCTCCAATTGCCCGAGGGCGCCTCGCTCAACCGAACCGATGCCGTCGTGCAGCAGGCGGCGGAAGTCATCCGCAACACGCCTGGCGTCTCTCACGCGGTGGCCTTTGCAGGCTTCAGCGGCGCCACCTTCACCAACGCGTCCAATCAAGGCGTTGTCTTCGCACCCTTCGACACCTTCGAACACAGGCTTGAGCAGGGTCTGAGCGCCGGCCGGATCATCGGTCAGCTCTACCAAAACCTGCAGAGCATCCAGGAAGCCTTCATCATTGCCATCCCGCCGCCGTCGGTCAGGGGTATCGGCAATTCCGGCGGCTTCAAGATGCAGCTGATGGACCTCGAAAGCGGCGACATGCGGCGGGTTCTGGCCCTTGCCAACCAGATGATGGGTACCGCCAATCAGACGCCCGGGCTGACCGGCGTCTTCACGACCTTCTCCGTATCGAGCCCGCAATTCTTCCTCAATATCGATCGCGACAAGGCACGCATGCTGAACGTCCCGATCTCGAACATATTCGATACGCTCTCGATCAATCTGGGCACATCCTATGTCAACGACTTCAATGCTTTCGGCAGGGTCTATCAGGTGCGGGCGCAGGCCGACCAGGAATTCCGCCTCGAGCGGGACGACATCCTTGCCCTGAAGGTCCGGTCGGCGACGGGCGCGCTCGTGCCGTTGGGAACCCTCATCGAAGTCCAGGACAGGAGCGGTCCGGCGCTCGTCCAGCATTACAATATGTATGTCTCGGTACCGCTACAGGGCAATCCGGCGCCGGGTGTGTCGACCGGCACCGCCCTCGACAGCATGGAGAAGATCGCGGGTTCGCTACTGCCCTCGGGAACGACCTTCAACTGGACCGAACTCGCCTTTCAGGAGCGCGGCACCGGCAACACAGCGATCTTTATCTTCGCGCTTTCGGTGATTTTCGTCTTTCTGGCCCTGTCGGCGCAATATGAAAGCTGGGTGCTGCCGCTCGCGATCATCCTGATCGTGCCGTTGGCCATCCTTGCGGCCCTGCTTGGCGTCCATCTTCGCGGCATGGACAACAACATCCTGACGCAGATCGGCCTCATCGTGCTAATCGGCCTTGCGGCAAAGAACGCGATCCTGATCGTTGAATTCGCGAGGCAAGCGGAAGAGGACGGTAAGACGCCGGTGGAGGCGGCGATTGAAGCCAGCCATCTGCGCCTGCGCCCAATCCTGATGACGGCATTCGCCTTCATCTTCGGCGTCGTGCCGCTGATGATCGCGACGGGGCCAGGCGCGGAAATGCGCCAATCGCTCGGTACTGCCGTCTTCTCGGGAATGCTCGGCGTCACGATCTTCGGCTTGTTCCTGACGCCAGCCTTCTACGTCGTGCTGCGCGCGCGCCGCCGCAAAGTCGCGCCGAAAGGGCAACCGGTCGAAGAAACAGGTTGA
- a CDS encoding acyltransferase, translating into MKTLYGIQYLRAFAALAVVVFHAAERSGGHFTIGAAGVDVFFVISGFIMWVISDRKPLTPHRFLVDRIRRIAPSYWLVTVIMIGGAMAGLFPNLQLDAGHVLGSFVFVPVHSPSTGEIWPILVQGWTLNFEMFFYVLFAGALFLPRQWRLPFLSVAFGFFVVVGVMWKPSSPMLATYTRPIILEFLGGVFIAELWLRRWTAGNSLGLGCVGAALCGFAAIHLMGAGFDEFICGPLAMALVFGMVSLEADGSIGRVPLLTYLGDASFSIYLWHTFAVSVAIKAAGILGIPGGLAVVAAICGGTLLGIAAYEMVEKPLRKLLSNEAPKRRPLEQRPS; encoded by the coding sequence ATGAAGACCCTTTACGGGATCCAATATTTGCGTGCCTTTGCGGCACTGGCCGTCGTCGTTTTCCATGCGGCTGAAAGAAGTGGCGGGCACTTCACGATCGGTGCTGCCGGCGTCGACGTCTTCTTCGTCATCAGCGGCTTCATCATGTGGGTGATTAGCGACCGCAAGCCGCTGACGCCGCATCGCTTCCTTGTTGACCGCATCCGCCGCATCGCACCCTCATACTGGCTGGTGACGGTCATCATGATCGGCGGAGCGATGGCAGGATTGTTTCCGAACCTACAGCTCGATGCAGGCCACGTCCTGGGTTCGTTCGTCTTTGTTCCTGTGCACTCGCCGAGCACCGGCGAGATTTGGCCGATCCTCGTTCAGGGCTGGACGCTCAATTTCGAGATGTTCTTCTATGTCCTTTTTGCCGGCGCCTTGTTCTTGCCGCGCCAGTGGCGGCTGCCTTTCCTCTCCGTTGCGTTCGGCTTCTTCGTCGTGGTCGGCGTGATGTGGAAGCCGTCTTCGCCGATGCTCGCCACCTATACGCGGCCGATCATCCTGGAGTTCCTCGGCGGCGTCTTCATTGCCGAGCTGTGGTTGCGGCGCTGGACCGCCGGAAATAGTCTCGGGCTTGGCTGCGTCGGCGCCGCACTCTGCGGTTTTGCGGCGATTCACCTGATGGGTGCCGGGTTCGACGAATTCATATGCGGACCGCTGGCGATGGCGCTGGTGTTCGGCATGGTCTCGCTGGAGGCCGACGGCAGCATCGGCCGCGTGCCGCTGCTCACCTATCTCGGCGATGCGTCCTTTTCCATCTACCTGTGGCATACGTTTGCGGTATCGGTCGCCATCAAGGCTGCAGGAATTCTCGGAATTCCGGGCGGCCTTGCCGTCGTTGCGGCCATTTGCGGTGGAACGTTGCTCGGGATTGCGGCCTATGAGATGGTCGAGAAGCCGCTGCGCAAGCTCCTGTCCAACGAAGCACCCAAGCGCCGCCCGCTTGAGCAGCGCCCTTCGTAA
- a CDS encoding O-antigen ligase: MRIAKSVLIKPGENELYAIPAVALSLFCFAYSIRFGQVAILFYYALWLPLVAVNYRKVLGSYSRFIWLFAFAGFAFLSVFWSAVPSVSLRASIQYLTQVVCALIAVRVLDVRTLTLGVVAGAAVVLLYSILFGYYEYDALDGTYSFVGAFASKNQLGFYASLGIIFAFAAVFIYGERRFWMMASGIVGLMAAYCLLTSQSATSVITTAAVVALLIGFRVVLMLSPQQRKLLVVGGGVAAVILVVAGVYLGAVDAVLGIFGKDSTLTGRTYLWQQGIAAAAQNPAIGIGYQAYWVQGFAEPERLWKEFFIASRAGFHFHNTYIETAVELGLIGVLILAVTIIATLWGHLRRLIEDVRNDESYFLFGITVLLLIRSFVEIDVLTPYNVGTFLLYFSAGKLVGARQRSAMAGLHHYQSAKPVRS; this comes from the coding sequence ATGCGGATCGCCAAATCGGTGCTGATAAAGCCAGGTGAGAACGAGCTTTACGCCATTCCGGCGGTTGCGCTTTCTCTCTTCTGCTTTGCTTACTCGATCCGCTTCGGGCAGGTGGCGATCCTGTTTTATTATGCCTTGTGGCTGCCGCTCGTCGCCGTCAATTATCGCAAGGTGCTCGGCAGCTACAGCCGCTTCATCTGGCTGTTCGCCTTCGCCGGTTTCGCCTTCCTCTCTGTCTTCTGGTCCGCCGTGCCGAGCGTGTCGCTGAGGGCGAGCATCCAGTATCTGACGCAGGTGGTCTGTGCGCTGATTGCCGTGCGCGTGCTTGATGTCCGGACGCTGACGCTCGGGGTCGTGGCAGGCGCGGCGGTCGTGCTGCTTTACTCGATCCTCTTCGGCTACTACGAATATGACGCGCTGGACGGGACTTACAGTTTCGTTGGCGCCTTCGCATCGAAGAACCAGCTCGGCTTTTATGCGTCGCTGGGCATCATCTTCGCCTTTGCCGCCGTCTTCATTTACGGCGAGCGCCGTTTCTGGATGATGGCGTCGGGCATAGTCGGCCTTATGGCGGCCTATTGCCTGCTTACCTCGCAATCGGCCACCTCGGTCATCACGACGGCGGCGGTCGTTGCCCTGCTGATAGGGTTTCGCGTCGTGCTCATGCTGTCGCCGCAACAACGCAAGCTGCTGGTGGTCGGCGGCGGCGTCGCGGCTGTCATCCTGGTGGTGGCGGGCGTCTATCTAGGCGCTGTCGACGCGGTCTTGGGCATCTTCGGCAAGGATTCGACCCTGACGGGTCGCACCTATCTCTGGCAACAGGGTATTGCGGCTGCGGCGCAGAACCCGGCCATCGGCATCGGCTATCAGGCTTATTGGGTTCAGGGCTTCGCAGAGCCTGAGCGGCTATGGAAGGAATTCTTCATCGCCTCGCGAGCCGGTTTCCATTTTCATAATACCTACATCGAGACGGCCGTGGAACTCGGTCTGATCGGCGTGCTCATCCTTGCTGTTACGATCATCGCGACCCTCTGGGGGCATCTGCGCCGGCTGATCGAGGACGTGCGCAATGATGAATCCTATTTCCTTTTCGGCATCACCGTGCTGCTTCTGATCCGTTCGTTCGTTGAGATCGACGTTTTGACGCCCTATAACGTCGGTACCTTTCTTCTTTATTTTTCCGCAGGCAAGCTTGTCGGCGCGCGCCAGCGCTCGGCGATGGCCGGCCTGCACCATTACCAATCTGCTAAGCCTGTTCGTTCCTGA